CCGCGCCGGGTCCGGCGCCCGCCGGGTCCCCACCACGTCGTCGCCGCGCCCGCCGCCGCGCCCGCCGCGAGGGAGACGGTGTCGCCCGTGACCACCGCGGCGCCGGACAGCGCGAAGGCGGTGACGTAGGCGGTGGCGACCGCCACGACGAGCGGCAGGACGAGCGAGAGCACCGACGGGACGGCGGCCGCGAGGAGGGACAGCGGCGAGCGCACGACCGCCCACGGCACGTCGCCGCGCCGCGGGCCCAGCCCGCCCTCGCGACGCCGGGTCACCCACCGCGAGGAGCGCTCGACCGTGCGGCTGACGAGGACGACCGCGAGGCCGAGCAGCACCCCGACGACCGGCACGAGGGACGTCGTGGCGACGAGCGCCGCCGCGACCGCGGCGCGCAGCCCGGGGCGGTCAGGGCGGCGCGCCGCCGGGACGGGCGCCGACCCGTGCGACGCCGGCTCGCCCCAGGGCCCTCCGGTGGCCGGCGGGCCGTACCCGGCCGGCGGGCCGTACCCGGCGGGCGGCGGCTGGTCCGGCCCCGCCCGGTACGGCGGAGGGGCCTGCGCGGGGCGGCCCTCGTCCCACGCCCGGTGGTCGTGGTGGAGCGGGACGGGCGCGACGGCGTCGCGCGGCACGCCGCGGAGGGCGCGGTCGTCCCCGTACCGCTCGTCCGGCGGGGCGTACCGGTCCGCGCGGTGCTCGCCGGCGAGGTCGTCCCCGCTGCCGAGGTCGTCGAGGTCGTCGGCGACGACGTGCCGGTCGGCGGGCGGCGGGACCACCGGCATCGCGCTCGTGGCGACGACCTCGATGGCGGAGGTCGCCGGCGCGGGCTCGACGACGGGGACCGCGGAGGTCGGCAGCTCGTCGCGCGGCACGGCCCGGGTGCGCTCCTCGCGGGCGGGGTCGAGGTCGTCCTCGTCCCACGCCCCGGCGTCCTCGTCGTCCCAGGCGTCATCGGCGTCGTCGAGGACGAGGTCGTCGTCGAGGTCGTCGGCGCGGCCGCGCGGGACCGCGCTCGTCGGCACCTCGTCGCGGGGCACGGCCGCGGTGGCCGCGGCGTCGGGCAGCGGCGTGAGCACCGTGCGGCCGTCGTCGAGGTCGTCGCCCTCGTCCCACGGGTCCCGCTCGCCCCGCCCGCCGTCGACGACGTCCCCCGGGCCGGTGTCGAGGTCGGCGGCGAGGTCGTACGGCGCGTCCGGGTCGTGCGGCGGCCGCGGCCCGCGCGGGCGGACGGCCACGGCGGAGGTCATGTCGGCGTCGAGCCGGCCGCCGGCCAGCTCCGCGAGCGCGCTCGTCGCGGCCGCGTCCCCGGCGCTGGGCGCCACGTCGCCGGCCGTGGCGGCGAGCTCCTCGACCGCGCGCCGCAGCCACCCCTCGCGGGGGCGGCGGGCCACGTCCGGCGAGAGCGCGGCGGCCAGGACGGGCACGAGCTGGGCCGGCACCCCGTCGAGGTCGGGCTCGCCCCGGCGCACGCGCCCGAGCACGGCCTCGAGCGGGCCGCGGCCGAAGGGCGGGCGGCCGGTGGCCGCGAAGGCCGTCGTCGCGGCCCAGCCCCACCAGTCGGCGGCCGGCCCGACCTCGGCGCCCTCGACGAGCTCGGGCGCCAGGTACCCGGGGGTCCCCATGACCATGTCCGCGCGGGTGAGGCGGACGTCGTCGGCCACCTTGGCGATCCCGAAGTCGATGACGACGGGGTCGCCGTCGAGCATGAGGACGTTGGCCGGCTTGAGGTCGCGGTGGACGACCCCGGCGTCGTGGACGGCGGCGAGCGCCTGCCCGAGGCCGTCGGCGAGGCGGGCGAGCGCCGCCGGGGCCAGGGGCCCCTCGTCCTCGACGTGCTGCTCGAGGCTGCGGCCGGGCACGAACTGGGTGACGACGTACGGCTCGGGGCCGTCGGGATCGGCGTCCAGCACCTCGGCGACCCGCCGGTGGCGCACCCGCCGGAGCGTCTCGACCTCGCGGCGCAGGCGGTCCCGTGCCGAGGGGTCGCCGGCCACGTGCGGGCGCAGGAGCTTGAGCGCGACGGTCCGGCCGTCGGGGTCGAGGGCGAGGTGGACGACGCCCATGCCGCCCTCGCCGACCTGGACGAGGAGCCGGTAGGGCCCGACCCTGCGGCCCAGCGGCGCCGTGGGGCCCCCACCGCGCGCCCCGCCGGACGGCGTCGCCGGCGTACCCGTCACCCGGCGCACCCCCGTCCCGACCCGTCCCCGTGGTGGTCGGGGCGCCCGGTCGGGCACCCCGTCCGCCACCGTACGCCCGGCACCCGGACGTCCCCTGGACGTCGCCGGGAGGCGGCGGGGACGTCGCGGGGCAGGTGCCGCGGCCCGTCGTCGCGCGCTCGCCGGGCCACGGACCTGGCACTACGTTCGGTGACGGCCGGTCCTGCCGGTCGACGGGCCGGGGGAGCCCCCGCGGCCTGCCGCACGACGCGAGGAGGGCCGGTGCCGGGCGCGCAGGCTTCACGCAGTGGCCACCAGCCCGACCGTCCTCCCGGGCCGTCGGCCCGCGAGGGGGCGCCCGCCGGCGTCCTGCCCCCCGACAGCGTCGGCCGTCCCGGCGACCGCGGCGCCGGGGACGACCTCGAGGTGGCGGACGCGCAGCCCGCCCCGCCCGCCGGCGAGGGCTACGACGTCGTCGTCGTCGCCAACCGCCTCCCCGTGGACCGCGACGGCGACCACCCCGACGGCCGTCCGCGCTGGAAGCGCTCCCCCGGCGGCCTCGTCACGGCGCTCGAGCCGGTCATGCAGTCGCAGGACGGCGCCTGGGTCGGCTGGTCCGGCGGCGCCTCCGACGACCCCGGCGCCGAGGAGGTCACCGAGCCCTTCGACGAGGGCGGCATGCGCCTCGTGCCCGTCGGCCTGTCCGGCGAGGAGGTGGCCGGCTTCTACGAGGGCTTCTCCAACGGGACGCTGTGGCCGCTCTACCACGACGTCATCGTCGCGCCGGAGTACCACCGGACCTGGTGGGAGCACTACGTCACGGTCAACCAGCGGTTCGCCGCGGCGGCCGCCGACGTCGCGGCCGAGGGCGCCGTCGTCTGGGTGCAGGACTACCAGCTGCAGCTCGTCCCGGCGATGCTCCGCGCCCGCCGGCCGGACCTGTCCGTCGGCTTCTTCAACCACATCCCGTTCCCGCCGTACGAGATCTTCGCCCAGCTCCCCTGGCGGCGGCAGGTGCTCGAGGGGCTGCTGGGGGCGGACCTCCTCGGCTTCCAGCGGCCGGGCGACGCGCAGAACTTCCTGCGGGCCGTGCGCCGCTCCCTCGGTCTCGTGCCCCGCCAGCAGGCGGTCGAGGTGACCGACGCGGACGGCAGCCGGCGCCGCGTCACCGCGTCGGCCTTCCCCATCTCCATCGACACCGCGGCCATGGACGCGCTGGCCCGCACCGACGCCGTCGCGGAGCGCGCCCGGCAGATCCGCGCGGACCTCGGCAACCCGGAGACGGTCCTCCTGGGCGTGGACCGCCTCGACTACACCAAGGGGATCGGCCACCGGCTCAAGGCCTTCGCCGAGCTGCTGGACGACGGCCTCCTCGAGGCGGACGGCACCGTCCTCGTCCAGGTGGCGACGCCGAGCCGCGAGCGCGTGGAGCAGTACCGGCTCCTGCGCGAGGACGTCGAGCTGCAGGTGGGCCGCGTCAACGGCGCCCACGGCACCCTCGGGCACTCCGTCGTGCAGTACCTGCACCACAGCTACGGGCGCGAGGAGATGGCCGCCCTGTTCCTCGTGGCCGACGTCATGCTCGTCACGAGCCTGCGGGACGGCATGAACCTCGTGGCCAAGGAGTACGTCGCCGCTCGCCACGACGAGCGCGGCGCGCTCGTGCTGTCGGAGTTCACCGGGGCCGCCGACGAGCTCGGGCAGGCCGTCCACGTCAACCCGCACGACATCGACGGCCTCAAGGCGGCCGTCGTCCAGGCGGTCGTCATGGCACCGCGCGAGCAGCGTCGGCGCATGCGCGCCATGCGGCGGCGGGTGGGCGAGCACGACGTGCAGCGGTGGGCGCGGGACTTCCTCGCCGCGCTGCGCCCGGACGTCGCCCGCGACGTCGCCGAGGCCACCGAGGGGACCGCATGAGCACCGACGCGACCGGCACGCCGAGCACCGACGCCTCGTTCCGGGCGGCGCTGGACGCCTTCGCCGCCCGCACGCGCCCCCTCGTGGCGCTCGACTTCGACGGGTGCCTGGCGCCGCTCGTCGACGACCGCGACGCCGCCCGGCCCACCCCCCGCGCGGCCGCGGCGCTCGCGGCCCTCGGCGACCTCCCCGAGGACCGCCGCCCCCTGCTGGCCCTCGTCTCGGGCCGGCCGCTCGAGCCGCTGTCCCGTCTCGCGGCGCCGCCGGCGGGCACGGCCCTCGTCGGCAGCCACGGCGCGGAGGTCCGCCTGCCGGGCGACGACGCCGCCACGGCCCCCCTCGAGGAGCACGAGCGCGCGCTGCTCGCCGACGTCACCGCCGCGGTGCGGCGCGTCGTCGAGACCCACCCGGGCACCGACCTCGAGCCCAAGCCCGCGGGCGCCGTCCTCCACACCCGGAACGCGGACGTGGCCACGGCCTCGGCCGCCGCCCGTGCCGTCGTCGACGGGCCGGGGCGCCTGCCGGGCGTCCACGCGCTGCGCGGCAAGGACGTCGTCGAGCTGGCCGTCCTCGACGTCGACAAGGGCCGTTCGGTGCAGATGCTGCGCGAGCGGCTCGGGGCCGACGTCGTGCTCTACGCGGGCGACGACGTCACCGACGAGCACGCGCTCGCGGTGCTCGACCCGGCGGCCGGCGACGTGGGCGTCAAGGTCGGCCCGGGCGAGACCGCGGCGTCCTTCCGCGTCGCGGACCCCGACGCCGTGGCCGAGGTCCTCGAGCACCTCGTGGCGGCGTTCTCCCGCTGACCGCCGGGCGGCAGGAGACGGTCGGCCGCTCCTGCGGCGCCAGGCCCCTGACCTGCGGCGGCACCCGCGGCCGCCGACCTACTCCTGCCGTGGGGCGGCGTGGCGGCCCGGAGGCGTCCGGGGCCGACGGCGGCGCAGCAGCTCCCGGACGACGAGCCCGCCCAGCAAGGCCAACGGGGCGCTGCCGAGCCCCAGCACGCTCGCGCCGCTGGCGGTGACGAGCAGGACGAGGGCGGACGGCAGCCGCTCGCCCTCGTCGCGGACGGCCGCCGCGGTGGACGCCG
This sequence is a window from Pseudokineococcus lusitanus. Protein-coding genes within it:
- a CDS encoding serine/threonine-protein kinase → MTGTPATPSGGARGGGPTAPLGRRVGPYRLLVQVGEGGMGVVHLALDPDGRTVALKLLRPHVAGDPSARDRLRREVETLRRVRHRRVAEVLDADPDGPEPYVVTQFVPGRSLEQHVEDEGPLAPAALARLADGLGQALAAVHDAGVVHRDLKPANVLMLDGDPVVIDFGIAKVADDVRLTRADMVMGTPGYLAPELVEGAEVGPAADWWGWAATTAFAATGRPPFGRGPLEAVLGRVRRGEPDLDGVPAQLVPVLAAALSPDVARRPREGWLRRAVEELAATAGDVAPSAGDAAATSALAELAGGRLDADMTSAVAVRPRGPRPPHDPDAPYDLAADLDTGPGDVVDGGRGERDPWDEGDDLDDGRTVLTPLPDAAATAAVPRDEVPTSAVPRGRADDLDDDLVLDDADDAWDDEDAGAWDEDDLDPAREERTRAVPRDELPTSAVPVVEPAPATSAIEVVATSAMPVVPPPADRHVVADDLDDLGSGDDLAGEHRADRYAPPDERYGDDRALRGVPRDAVAPVPLHHDHRAWDEGRPAQAPPPYRAGPDQPPPAGYGPPAGYGPPATGGPWGEPASHGSAPVPAARRPDRPGLRAAVAAALVATTSLVPVVGVLLGLAVVLVSRTVERSSRWVTRRREGGLGPRRGDVPWAVVRSPLSLLAAAVPSVLSLVLPLVVAVATAYVTAFALSGAAVVTGDTVSLAAGAAAGAATTWWGPGGRRTRRGAVLLSRAAPRGAGGRVVVLVALLVVVAAVWLSVTGTMPDWRPLPAAPSLP
- the otsB gene encoding trehalose-phosphatase; the protein is MSTDATGTPSTDASFRAALDAFAARTRPLVALDFDGCLAPLVDDRDAARPTPRAAAALAALGDLPEDRRPLLALVSGRPLEPLSRLAAPPAGTALVGSHGAEVRLPGDDAATAPLEEHERALLADVTAAVRRVVETHPGTDLEPKPAGAVLHTRNADVATASAAARAVVDGPGRLPGVHALRGKDVVELAVLDVDKGRSVQMLRERLGADVVLYAGDDVTDEHALAVLDPAAGDVGVKVGPGETAASFRVADPDAVAEVLEHLVAAFSR
- a CDS encoding alpha,alpha-trehalose-phosphate synthase (UDP-forming), producing the protein MADAQPAPPAGEGYDVVVVANRLPVDRDGDHPDGRPRWKRSPGGLVTALEPVMQSQDGAWVGWSGGASDDPGAEEVTEPFDEGGMRLVPVGLSGEEVAGFYEGFSNGTLWPLYHDVIVAPEYHRTWWEHYVTVNQRFAAAAADVAAEGAVVWVQDYQLQLVPAMLRARRPDLSVGFFNHIPFPPYEIFAQLPWRRQVLEGLLGADLLGFQRPGDAQNFLRAVRRSLGLVPRQQAVEVTDADGSRRRVTASAFPISIDTAAMDALARTDAVAERARQIRADLGNPETVLLGVDRLDYTKGIGHRLKAFAELLDDGLLEADGTVLVQVATPSRERVEQYRLLREDVELQVGRVNGAHGTLGHSVVQYLHHSYGREEMAALFLVADVMLVTSLRDGMNLVAKEYVAARHDERGALVLSEFTGAADELGQAVHVNPHDIDGLKAAVVQAVVMAPREQRRRMRAMRRRVGEHDVQRWARDFLAALRPDVARDVAEATEGTA